GTCGATGGCGCTGCTGGCAATGTTGCGCCACTTGTCACCGCTCTCCAGCCAGTCGCACACGACAAGCTGCGACCGCCTGCTTTCAGACAAATGCGCCAGAACGTTGGAGCCGATGAACCCGGCTCCGCCGGTAACAATAATCATGTGAAGCGTCTCATTCGAAAATCAGCCGGTCATGCGTTTGACTGTGTGCGACGTGCTTTCGCCCGGCACCAGCTTCGCCAGCACAATGCGGCCTCCCGCGGCCTGCACAACATCTGCGCCTACGACGGTGTCCACGGTGTAGTCAGCACCCTTCACCAGCACGTCCGGTTCAAGGATTTTGATCAGCTCCAGCGGTGTGTCGTCTGAAAAGATCACCACCATATCCACGTCTTCGAGGGATGCCAGAACCAGCGCGCGGGCCATCTCTGATTGCAACGGCCGCGCCTCGCCCTTGAGCCTTTTTACCGAACTGTCGGAGTTGAGCCCCACCACCAGCCGGTCGCACTCTGCTTTTGATTGCCGCAGCAGCGACAGGTGGCCGGGGTGAATGAGATCAAAGCAGCCATTGGTAAAGCCGACGCTTTGACCCTGTGCTTTCCAGCGGTGCGCCATGCCGGCGGCCTCATCACGGGCGCAGATTTTGCGATCAGCCTTGCTGACACCTTCAGACTGCAGCGCGTGGGACACCTCGTCTGCGCGCACAACGGCAGTGCCGATCTTGGCGACCACCAGCCCCGCAGCGGCATTGGCAATGCGTGCTGCCTGCGCCATGGGTGCGCCCGCAGCAATCGCCAGCCCCAAAACCGCAAGCACCGTGTCACCTGCGCCTGACACGTCAAACACTTCAATGGCCCGCGCCGGAAAGTGTGCCGCATCAAGGCCATCGTCCGTGCGGGTCACAAGCGTCATGCCGTGCTGCGACCGGGTGATGAGCAAGGCAGTGGCATTGGATTTTGTCAGCGCTTCATGCGCGGCATCCATAATCTGCGAATCCGTCTCGCAGGGCAGGCCTGTGGCCAGCGCCAGTTCCTTGAGGTTGGGTTTGATGAGTGTCGCGCCGCTGTAGCGGGTGAAGTCTGCCGACTTGGGGTCAACAATCACCGGCAGTTTCATCTCGCGGGCAGCGCCGATGATGGCCTGCAGCACGTTGTCCGACAGGCACCCCTTGGCGTAGTCCGACAGAACAATGGCACCGGCATTTTCCATTTCAGCGCGCGCAGCGGACACCACATCATCCACGGCGGTCTGCGACAGTGGCAACGACACTTCATGGTCTGCGCGCAGCAGTTGCTGGGCTGCGGCCACAAACCGTGTCTTGACGGTGGTGGCGCGGCCGATGTCAGTGATGAGATCCGGCTCAATGCGTGTTTCGTCCGCCAGCAGTCGCACAACTTCGCGGCCCGCGTCATCGTCGCCGATGGTGGCAACCAGGCTGGCTGTGCCACCCAATGCCGCAACATTGCGTGCGACGTTTCCAACGCCGCCCAGCATCGCCGCCTCACGCTCGACGGTGATGACAGGAATGGGTGCCTCAGGCGAAATGCGGTCCACCCGGCCATACACATAGCGGTCCAGCATGATATCGCCCAGGCACACAACGCGTGCCGTTGCGAACCTGCCGATCACCTCAGGGTCGGTAGGCGCATCTGTGTCGGCAGGAGTTGCTGGTGGTGTCATGGGGCCGGTTATATCGCGAGGGGGTGTGTGACGCGCTGACTGCGCAGGGTCGCAAGGCAGGGTTTAGGAGTGGTGTAAGCAACAATCATAGGGCGCTAACCCACGGGCTGAAAGGCCGCAGCATCAGGCCGGTTAATGCCGACCATCCGCTGCGGCATCTGCTTTCCTATCCCATTCCGGCCCGTTATCCCATACCCGCCTCAGGGTCTGCCAGATGCGACAGGCGCAACGCGCCGGCCCGTGCGATGCGCAGCGTCACGGCCCTGCGGCGTGCCGCATTGAGCTTGTCCAGCGGGGCTTCCCGCAACATGTCAGCACCATACCGGTCAGCCACCAAAAGACCTGCGTCGCGGGGCAGCTCATGCATGGGAAAGTCGCCGGGCACGGCAAAAAACAGCCGATCACAAAAATCGAGATAATCAGGCCATTTGCTGTCGGCCCGCAGGTCCGCGAGGCTGGTCTTGATTTCAATGATGAGGATTTCGCCGCCGCTGCCCAGCGCCACCACGTCGGCCCGCCTGCCGCCGGCCAGCGTGAACTCTGTGAGCGGTGCAAGCCCCAGCCCCATCAGATGGCGGCAAACGCCACGCTGTACATCAAGCGCGCGGGCCGACTGTCGCCCGTCGTGCGGCAATGTGAG
The genomic region above belongs to Pyruvatibacter sp. and contains:
- the rfaE1 gene encoding D-glycero-beta-D-manno-heptose-7-phosphate kinase, coding for MTPPATPADTDAPTDPEVIGRFATARVVCLGDIMLDRYVYGRVDRISPEAPIPVITVEREAAMLGGVGNVARNVAALGGTASLVATIGDDDAGREVVRLLADETRIEPDLITDIGRATTVKTRFVAAAQQLLRADHEVSLPLSQTAVDDVVSAARAEMENAGAIVLSDYAKGCLSDNVLQAIIGAAREMKLPVIVDPKSADFTRYSGATLIKPNLKELALATGLPCETDSQIMDAAHEALTKSNATALLITRSQHGMTLVTRTDDGLDAAHFPARAIEVFDVSGAGDTVLAVLGLAIAAGAPMAQAARIANAAAGLVVAKIGTAVVRADEVSHALQSEGVSKADRKICARDEAAGMAHRWKAQGQSVGFTNGCFDLIHPGHLSLLRQSKAECDRLVVGLNSDSSVKRLKGEARPLQSEMARALVLASLEDVDMVVIFSDDTPLELIKILEPDVLVKGADYTVDTVVGADVVQAAGGRIVLAKLVPGESTSHTVKRMTG
- a CDS encoding MmcB family DNA repair protein, giving the protein MSRIPDTDQQARWRDLTLPHDGRQSARALDVQRGVCRHLMGLGLAPLTEFTLAGGRRADVVALGSGGEILIIEIKTSLADLRADSKWPDYLDFCDRLFFAVPGDFPMHELPRDAGLLVADRYGADMLREAPLDKLNAARRRAVTLRIARAGALRLSHLADPEAGMG